The DNA sequence tgattctattatattataaagataattacaaaaatttatttaggGTAAATCAAAGCTATATTTGttaaatgtaaaaaattaagTACTAAATATATACTTTAAATCCTAAAAGTTTAACCCAAATTGTAAGTTTTACAgcttaattttttataattgaacAATTAAGTAAtatcaattaatatttaaatgtaAATTGAATATTAGAAGAATTACAAAAGAATAATCAATATGTCCATTAGTCACTATAGTTATCTGAAGgacataaataataaacatattttaatgATTGTTAGAAAGTATACAAAAGGATAATTAGTATATCCATTGGTTATTATAGTTAACCAAAATATATTAATTGTATACTTTGGTGAtgtaataataacaaaaataaaattaattcaatttaatatAGTAATATTATATAAGTATCGGCGGGTCTTGGTTTTgacacccccccccccccttctcTTTCCAAAAACAAAAATCTTTGGAGAAAAATTAGTAGTTTTGTTATATGTAGTATTGGTTgttcaattaattaatattttttattctctaaCTCGAGTATTTAGGTTCAAATTCATActcaattataataatatacaaTATATTGAATTAATAGATAAGATGGACTTAAATAATTAGACTTCTTAAATTTTGACTGATCAAAACACTCAATTAAACAAATACAAAACCTTCCAAAATTTCataaacttttttaatttttaaatctgtaaatcttttcttatctacttaacttaatattattttattatttatgagtTTTTTATTGAAACTGTTTTACTAAACAAAGACATTCAAATactcaataattattataatttttaatatttattattttaactataatttttttaaatattttatagtttatatattttaaattttttacaactataataataaaataattaaagaaatgATACTTTTTAAAAGGAAGGctaatattctaaaaaaaatatataacttcAATAATGTCAATTCTAGTTAATAATTCTACAACTccaataatttataaaaaaaatgaaatacaacttttaaaagttcaaaaagccaaatttaataacaaatttgattttaattatttgcaatgagattttgaaaaataaccCAAATTTTGTAATAATACCTTAAATAAGGTTAGACGAAGTTATTTTAAATAGAGtgtatatcaaaattatttagacaattattttttatgtgatATAAATTTTTGTCTTCCCAAAAATTATGTTGAAGCTTCGTCACTCTATATAAGCATAATTTGCTTCTCTATTATATAAGCATATTTAgtatatcaaaaatattttttatacattaaaatcagtcactaatatatttgtatataaatatatgatttaacttatttttaatgtgtatttatattttaatatatattttatattaatggtTGATTTTGATAAATGCATAGCATAATTgctgatatatatatatatatatagatgtaGAAATAACAGGGTATATGTAGTAGGACTTTCAGCCTTGGACTACATTATTCTTTTGGATTTCTTCTCTTCCCATTTTTTGTGGATACAAATCTGTGCACTGACTgcgatttatttatttttgtgcaCAGAATAATATTGACGAAATGTACAAGTCAATAAACAACAAAACCAGTGCGTAAGATATTACTACTTGGAGCTACCTTCATGgaaacgttttttttttttttttcttcatgaGATTTCGCCCTCTTTTTCCCTCAAACTTTCGATGATTCTATAGATGGTTTTTCATAGATAGCTGCTGAACTGAACCGTAGAAGGACTTAGGTAAAACTATATTTAGAACAATATTAATTATGCAATATGCTTATTCTTGCGACAGCAATGAACGGATATCGAGAATGTGCATGTCAACTCTTATGCTCCAATGCTGTACTCAGTTACACATTTTGGAGCCTTAGATATGGATGCATGATTAGACCGAAAAGCTTATTAACCATCTATGGATGCTATTAACCCGTTAATCCCGTCGTCTTCCGATAGTTAGTATTAAAATATACTCTGGTAACAACATTGTATAAAACGTCATGGGAAGTATAGAATCAACTTTGTAGAGTAAATTCTTGAGAAATTTTACTCTTGTTTAGTTACTCGTTTAATTTCTCAAAAGCTACTCGTTTTAAACTCCCCCAAACATTTTAGTTTCAACTCTTCTATTACGCTTATAAAATTTCTTACAGGGAAAAAATGTAACTTCCTTGttttttggggttttttttttttttcatatacaTAAAATGAAACTATGTATTGAAACGGATCTAAAAGTCAAAAATTAAGTTTAAAACCATGTCAactaaccaaaaaaaaaaaatttgtgtgttCGAGAGAGAGGTAATAGAATGTCTGGAAAATGAGAAAAGACAAACAAACAAGTGAAAGAAACTAGAAATGATTTAAGGTCGATGCTACGACAGATATCATATTGAGGATTATAGTGATGATAAGAGAATcaagaaaattaagagaagaaacaGAAAACTAAATTTACCAAAAATCGGAGAaatctatttctcttttaataTTGGTGAAAAGGGAATATTataaaacaaagaataaagtgACAATTAGATACTCGAAGATGTAATTAGGTCTTTTAAGATAGTAAACTATATGGTGGAAACTCAGGTGCAATCGACTTCATAtgaagttgatatctgagagtcgttagatgatttgactgatttgactaaattctCATCTAACGGCTTTgagatatcaacttcacgtgaagtcgacttcacttgagttttcaccaaactatatacatatatgtcCTTCTATCAATGAATGGtgcgaaataaaataaaattgtcgATGTATTATGTTATTTACAGTAGTGCATGTCTCGTTCTTGTTACATGAGcaaaaaaaaatgtaattttagatagtaaaatatttattatcttttgaattttcgTATACCATTTATCAACTATTATCTGTTATTCACAAATCTTatcaaaacaagtaaaatttcactctaaaagttgttatctACATTACTATTTTTTCTAGATAGACACGTTAGAGTAATTAACGGTATATATAAGAATCACTATAAGTTTTAGTTAATGAATGAGTTAAGTACAATTTTGGTCCGTAAAATAGGggctaaaaatttttttcgtctCCAATCTTTTTTTGCTTACAAAATCATCCCTAAGGtttaacttagttttaaaattgttctttttaccaaaattttaatttttattaccaaattattcttaactaaaataatataaaataaaaaaaaaaagaaaacgggTTAAAGGAAAAAGAGGAAGTGAATCACGCTTGGAGGGTATTCAGGAAAgaagagggggaagggaagGTGGGGAAGGGAATCCGCCGCCGATGCTCGCAGTCACTCCTCGTCGTTTGCGTCCTCACCACCAAATCTCGCTGCTGCTCCTCTTCCTCGCTCTACGTCGACGCCAGTAGATCTGCAAGGGTGGACATCGCACGCCGCTTGCCGTTTTTGCTCCTCCTCCTCGTTTGGTTGCCAGTCGTCACTACTCCTCGTCGGTCGCAGCTGCTCCTCGTCACTCGCCGTTGGGCTTCGCGTCCTCGCCGCTATgcttcaaaaaaattatattgttgaatttttttatttgtgaatttgttgattttgttaattACATTATTTCTGATTAtgattctattattattattgattttaattCCATTCTGCTTTCATGATTCTAGTTTTGTTTCTCCTGCTTCTGTTTCTTTTGTTGGAGAAGAATGCAAGACTCTACTTTGTTGACTTCTATTTCTTATGGTCCTCAATGTGTATTGCCTTGTTCATCTTCTGTGTATAGCTTTTGCTTCTTGTTTTGTTTATCTGGTTGtttctgtaatggagaaaaagaaaaagaatagaaCATGAGGATTTTggagaaaaaggagaagagtaTTTTAGTCcgaagaataattttaaaatcaagttAAACCTTAGAGATAAATTTGTAAACAAAAAAAGGTTGGAGACGaaaatttttttccaaaattataCTTAACCCTTAATAAATTGATAGAAAGTCATCACGTGTCCATCAATCAAAATTGTAAGAGACCTCATTGTCACCTTActctaaaacaaaagaaataggTTACAAGTTACAACATTACGGTATGTGCCCCTTATCTCATGGCCACTTTCTTCCTTTCCCAAAACACAGCTGAACAAGCAGAGTGCACCCTTACAAATTACCAACACCGTCGGTTTAGATAATTACATCAACGCAGACCtttattcaatttaactgtTGCTTGAATATTGAATCGCCACTCTCACTAGAGGATACAACAGGCAAAGACATGAACTGCAACGCAAGCAACTCGTCTCTGCTATACTTCAACCTTTGATCTATGCCGAAATAAACCAGAAAACTGAAATTAATATCATAAAAAAGAATACCATCTCAAAAATTACTAAGGCAATAGAATTCAGTAGTATGGTAATACCTATAAAATCTGGAGATATAGACaagttttctttctttttatctGCTTGCGTAGCCTTTGAAGTTAACTGAGATGGAGAAGGATGATTTGGTCCACCTTGGTGAAGAGGAACAATGGTAACAAGTTCATGCTGTACTTCAATTTGTGGATGAATTCTACAGAACGACATGATAGTGTCCTCATTTAAGAGCCAACAACCTCGGAGGTCCATTAGTTTCAGTGTTTGAGGAGGTTTAAACATATGAAGCCCATAATTTGTCAATACCGCATCACAAATACTAAGACTAGTCAATTTAGGAATTGATGATAAATAGTAAAGTGAGATGTCTGCAAGTGACGCACTTTTAAGAAATAAATATCTCAGCTCTTTGAAGCTTGACAAAGGGTTTAAAGCTTCATCCCTAACTCGTGTGTGTTCCAAATTCAAGCTTTCTAATTGTTTAAGACTTTGTAGAGCTGTTAGAGAGTGCAGTGAGCCGTGGTCGGTATTTTCCTGTGGTAAGCATCCTGAGTATACATATAAACATAATTAGCATCAAAGCAGCCATTGTATACATCATGATCAGAATATGTCAAGTAAGCAAATACCTTTCACCATTGTATTGCTAAGGTCAAGAACCTTTAAAGAAGGCATCATGCTGATATACAAGATGGCAGTATCATCCACCAGTGTCTGAGATAATGAAAGCATCTCAAGATTGGACACATGTCCAGCTAAAATCCCTATGCCTGCGGAGCTGACCTTAGTACCAGTCAGATTCAAACTCTTCAAGCTTGCACCAACACCCGCGATCATTTCAATCGAATCATCAGTGACCATGCAAGAGCTGAGATTGAGCTGTTCTATCACTTTCAATTTACTCAAGAAGAAGAATTTACTAAGGCCAGAATGGGCTACATCgagagaggacaaaaagtttgtATTGGCGTGTAAGAGAAACTCCGATTCGCTCCGGAATGTAGCGCCGGAGAGAATAAGTTTTGCCAAAGGAGCTTCATCATCTTCAAGTATTGAATCAATAGTACAATTACTCATGTTGAGGCATTCAATAGATGATAAATTAGGCAATTTTGTGACACTAGTCCAAGCAAGATTTAGATAGGTTAACTTGGGGAACTTATTGAGGATGTTAGCCCCTTCATTTGATACCTTACTACCCCATAGATCAAGATATTCTAACTTTTTCAGTACCTGAGACATCACGACATTGAAGTAGCGTTTTCATGAAGCGAACAAAACACGAAACTCGATAGAAATCAATAAAGGAAAGATGAAAAAATAACCTGTAAAGATGTTAAGGAGACGTCATCAACAGGTAAGCCGCCTAAGTCGAGAAGAGAGAGGTTTTTAAGGGAGGCGAGAAGTTTGATGCCTTTGGCGGTGACACTTGTTTG is a window from the Arachis stenosperma cultivar V10309 chromosome 3, arast.V10309.gnm1.PFL2, whole genome shotgun sequence genome containing:
- the LOC130970653 gene encoding uncharacterized protein LOC130970653 isoform X1 yields the protein MFGCFCTQEGRKLLLDPRPVKTRNKHKHNTQVSEEMETMKGKSESELVRLCIEAACESRESIQKWRMQRRTLDHLPSHLADGLIRRLVSRRLLYPSLLEVFKQSAEEVDLRGVNNVDAEWLAYLGAFRQLRYLNLSDCHRITSSALWPISGMVSVNHLHLSNCSKLNDAAIHHILSLSNLQKLQISQTSVTAKGIKLLASLKNLSLLDLGGLPVDDVSLTSLQVLKKLEYLDLWGSKVSNEGANILNKFPKLTYLNLAWTSVTKLPNLSSIECLNMSNCTIDSILEDDEAPLAKLILSGATFRSESEFLLHANTNFLSSLDVAHSGLSKFFFLSKLKVIEQLNLSSCMVTDDSIEMIAGVGASLKSLNLTGTKVSSAGIGILAGHVSNLEMLSLSQTLVDDTAILYISMMPSLKVLDLSNTMVKGCLPQENTDHGSLHSLTALQSLKQLESLNLEHTRVRDEALNPLSSFKELRYLFLKSASLADISLYYLSSIPKLTSLSICDAVLTNYGLHMFKPPQTLKLMDLRGCWLLNEDTIMSFCRIHPQIEVQHELVTIVPLHQGGPNHPSPSQLTSKATQADKKKENLSISPDFIDQRLKYSRDELLALQFMSLPVVSSSESGDSIFKQQLN
- the LOC130970653 gene encoding brassinosteroid LRR receptor kinase isoform X2: MACVLGSVSAVEKLQISQTSVTAKGIKLLASLKNLSLLDLGGLPVDDVSLTSLQVLKKLEYLDLWGSKVSNEGANILNKFPKLTYLNLAWTSVTKLPNLSSIECLNMSNCTIDSILEDDEAPLAKLILSGATFRSESEFLLHANTNFLSSLDVAHSGLSKFFFLSKLKVIEQLNLSSCMVTDDSIEMIAGVGASLKSLNLTGTKVSSAGIGILAGHVSNLEMLSLSQTLVDDTAILYISMMPSLKVLDLSNTMVKGCLPQENTDHGSLHSLTALQSLKQLESLNLEHTRVRDEALNPLSSFKELRYLFLKSASLADISLYYLSSIPKLTSLSICDAVLTNYGLHMFKPPQTLKLMDLRGCWLLNEDTIMSFCRIHPQIEVQHELVTIVPLHQGGPNHPSPSQLTSKATQADKKKENLSISPDFIDQRLKYSRDELLALQFMSLPVVSSSESGDSIFKQQLN